A single window of Ferrimonas balearica DSM 9799 DNA harbors:
- a CDS encoding cation:proton antiporter: protein MLDPSLLLFPLLLALLATGLGFPPLIGYLAAGFALYAAGVDALPFLQPIADLGVLLLLFAIGLKLDLRGLARAEIWGGASIHLALTMVITTSAIKLFSVMGIALFDELSLNQAVLLAFALGFSSTVFAIKMLEERGETQSLYGRTAIGILIMQDLFAVLYLTISKGALPSPWALLLLGLPLLRPLFYRLMDRVGHGEMLVLFGLAMALVPGAALFEAVGLKPDLGALVLGILLAGHVKASELSKSLFLFKELFLVAFFLTIGQQGLPTGAEVLTALALMLLLPIKLGLFLLLLARFRLRLRSALMASLSLGNFSEFGLIVLTAAIAAGSMDPSWLRVMALLVAFSFLLAAPLSTHGQSIYLRLRDQLLQLERHPLHPDDQPIRLGQPRVLIFGMGRIGSGAYDELKQHFGDTLLGIDHKQEIIERHEQAGRRVVMGDATDTDFWDKLEHSDSVELVILAMPAHHGNLFTAEQLARIEFQGRVAAISRWPEEAEALKEMGVHSVYNIYEAAGSGVAEQVVELVKKPA from the coding sequence ATGTTGGACCCCTCCCTGCTGCTGTTTCCGCTGTTGCTGGCCCTTCTGGCAACCGGATTGGGCTTTCCCCCTCTGATTGGCTATCTGGCCGCGGGCTTTGCCCTCTATGCCGCAGGCGTTGACGCGCTGCCTTTCCTGCAACCCATCGCCGACCTCGGCGTATTGCTGCTGCTGTTTGCCATCGGCCTGAAACTGGACCTGCGCGGGCTGGCCCGGGCCGAGATCTGGGGCGGTGCCTCCATTCACCTGGCGCTGACCATGGTGATCACCACCTCCGCCATCAAGCTGTTCAGCGTGATGGGCATCGCCCTGTTTGACGAACTGAGCCTGAACCAGGCGGTACTGCTGGCCTTTGCACTGGGTTTCTCCAGTACCGTATTCGCCATCAAGATGCTGGAGGAGCGGGGCGAAACCCAATCCCTGTATGGCCGCACGGCCATCGGCATCCTGATCATGCAGGACCTGTTCGCGGTGCTGTACCTGACCATCAGCAAAGGCGCGCTGCCCTCCCCCTGGGCCCTGTTGCTGCTGGGGCTGCCGCTGCTGCGTCCGCTGTTCTACCGACTGATGGATCGGGTCGGCCACGGCGAGATGCTGGTCCTGTTTGGCCTCGCCATGGCGCTTGTGCCCGGTGCCGCCCTGTTTGAAGCGGTGGGCCTGAAACCGGATCTCGGCGCACTGGTGCTCGGGATCCTGCTGGCTGGCCACGTCAAAGCCTCCGAGCTGTCCAAGTCCCTGTTCCTGTTTAAAGAGCTGTTTCTTGTCGCCTTCTTCCTGACCATCGGCCAACAGGGGCTGCCAACCGGGGCCGAAGTACTGACCGCCCTGGCACTGATGCTGCTGCTGCCAATAAAACTGGGGCTTTTCCTGCTGCTGCTGGCCCGCTTCCGCCTGCGTCTGCGCAGCGCCCTGATGGCCAGTCTGTCGCTGGGCAACTTCTCCGAATTCGGCCTGATCGTCCTGACCGCCGCCATTGCCGCCGGCAGCATGGACCCAAGCTGGCTGCGGGTTATGGCTTTGCTGGTGGCCTTCAGCTTCCTGTTGGCGGCCCCACTGTCGACCCACGGCCAGAGCATCTACCTGCGCCTGCGCGACCAACTGCTCCAGCTGGAACGCCACCCACTGCATCCGGACGACCAACCCATCCGCCTGGGCCAGCCCCGGGTGCTGATTTTTGGTATGGGCCGCATCGGCTCCGGGGCTTATGACGAGTTGAAACAGCACTTCGGTGACACCCTGCTGGGCATCGACCACAAGCAGGAGATCATCGAGCGGCACGAACAGGCAGGCCGTCGCGTGGTGATGGGCGACGCCACCGATACCGACTTCTGGGACAAGCTGGAACACTCCGACAGCGTCGAACTGGTGATTCTGGCTATGCCCGCCCACCACGGTAACCTGTTCACCGCCGAGCAGCTGGCGCGCATCGAATTCCAGGGCCGGGTGGCCGCCATTTCACGCTGGCCGGAAGAGGCCGAGGCACTGAAAGAGATGGGCGTGCATTCGGTCTACAACATCTACGAAGCCGCCGGTAGCGGGGTAGCGGAACAGGTGGTGGAGTTAGTGAAAAAGCCCGCCTGA
- the cutA gene encoding divalent-cation tolerance protein CutA: protein MLSSAQTDPTNDHRVVLCTCPDNASAERVADALLSQKLVACVNLLPGITSLYHWKGELCRDNEVQLVLKTRASCLPALETCIRAHHPYEVPEILALPVEWGHRPYLEWINQHCQP from the coding sequence GTGTTGTCTTCAGCTCAAACTGACCCAACCAACGACCATCGGGTCGTGCTCTGCACCTGCCCGGATAACGCCAGCGCCGAGCGCGTGGCGGACGCGTTGTTGAGCCAGAAGCTGGTGGCCTGCGTAAACCTGCTGCCGGGCATCACTTCGCTCTACCATTGGAAGGGCGAACTGTGCCGCGACAACGAGGTGCAACTTGTGCTGAAAACCCGGGCATCGTGCCTGCCAGCATTGGAAACCTGCATCCGGGCTCACCACCCGTACGAGGTTCCCGAGATCCTGGCCCTGCCCGTTGAATGGGGCCACCGCCCCTATTTGGAATGGATTAACCAACACTGCCAGCCATGA
- the aroQ gene encoding type II 3-dehydroquinate dehydratase — protein sequence MSNNFQILLVNGPNLNLLGQREPGHYGHQTLETIVDALRQQAEQAGATLSHVQSNHEGVLIDTIQQSEADFVIINPAAYTHTSVALRDALLGVAKPFIEVHLSNVHARESFRHTSYFSDVAIGVICGLGADGYRYALDAALAFLKRQASE from the coding sequence ATGTCGAATAATTTCCAGATACTGCTGGTCAACGGCCCGAACCTGAACCTGCTGGGTCAGCGTGAGCCTGGCCACTATGGCCATCAGACCCTGGAGACCATTGTCGACGCCCTCCGCCAGCAAGCGGAGCAGGCAGGCGCGACGCTGTCCCACGTGCAGAGTAATCACGAGGGCGTGCTGATCGACACCATCCAGCAAAGCGAGGCGGATTTCGTCATCATCAACCCCGCCGCCTACACCCACACCAGCGTTGCCCTGCGGGATGCCCTGCTCGGCGTCGCCAAACCCTTTATCGAGGTTCACCTTTCCAACGTCCACGCCCGGGAGTCGTTTCGTCACACCTCCTACTTTTCTGACGTGGCCATCGGGGTGATCTGCGGCCTGGGCGCTGACGGCTACCGTTATGCCCTGGACGCCGCCCTCGCTTTTCTCAAACGGCAAGCATCTGAATAA
- a CDS encoding FxsA family protein gives MLFYLFLLFAVMPIVEIYILIQVGNAFGALATIGLVLLTAALGASLVRSQGLSTLMSVQTRLNQGEIPGQQIVEGMLLAVAGVLLVTPGFVTDFLGLLILTPATRAPIAAALLKRMQLKVVQGQGFSAGFGGGFQGHDPFAGGQQPGPRQPDDGRTIDGDFERKE, from the coding sequence GTGCTCTTTTACCTGTTTTTGCTGTTTGCGGTGATGCCCATCGTTGAGATCTACATCCTGATCCAGGTTGGCAATGCCTTTGGCGCCCTGGCCACCATCGGCCTGGTGCTGCTGACTGCTGCCCTGGGGGCATCGCTGGTGCGCAGCCAGGGCCTGAGCACCCTGATGTCGGTGCAAACCCGACTGAACCAGGGCGAGATCCCCGGCCAGCAGATTGTCGAAGGGATGTTGCTGGCAGTGGCGGGTGTGCTGTTGGTGACACCGGGCTTTGTGACCGATTTCCTTGGCCTGCTGATCCTGACCCCTGCCACCCGTGCCCCAATTGCCGCGGCACTGCTGAAGCGAATGCAGCTGAAAGTGGTGCAGGGCCAAGGCTTCTCCGCTGGTTTCGGTGGCGGCTTCCAGGGCCACGACCCCTTTGCCGGTGGCCAGCAACCGGGGCCGCGTCAGCCGGACGATGGCCGCACCATCGACGGCGACTTTGAACGCAAAGAGTAA
- the accB gene encoding acetyl-CoA carboxylase biotin carboxyl carrier protein produces the protein MDIRKIKKLIELVQESGIAELEITEGEESVRIASTSTAPAPVTYAAPAPVAAAPAAAPAAAPAAPAAEAAEPAGHKVLSPMVGSFYRAPTPGAKPFVEVGDTVNVGDTLCIIEAMKMMNQIEADKAGVIKAILAENGDPIEFDEPLFIIE, from the coding sequence ATGGACATTCGCAAGATTAAAAAACTGATTGAACTGGTTCAGGAATCCGGCATCGCCGAACTGGAGATCACCGAAGGCGAAGAGAGCGTACGCATCGCCAGCACCAGCACCGCTCCGGCGCCGGTAACCTACGCTGCTCCTGCCCCGGTTGCGGCTGCTCCGGCTGCCGCTCCGGCCGCTGCCCCGGCTGCCCCGGCGGCTGAAGCCGCAGAGCCGGCTGGCCACAAGGTGCTGTCCCCGATGGTTGGCTCCTTCTACCGCGCCCCGACTCCGGGTGCCAAGCCGTTCGTTGAAGTGGGCGACACCGTCAACGTCGGTGACACCCTGTGCATCATCGAAGCCATGAAGATGATGAACCAGATCGAAGCGGATAAAGCCGGTGTGATCAAAGCCATCCTGGCGGAGAACGGCGATCCCATCGAGTTTGACGAGCCCCTGTTCATCATCGAGTAA
- the arfB gene encoding alternative ribosome rescue aminoacyl-tRNA hydrolase ArfB — MLTLSSRVSIPANELEFQMIRASGPGGQHVNKTSTAIMLIFDVKHSTALPDHYKSRILARAHPNLTPGGKIIIKAQQYRSQEMNRQDALERLKAMIDAAMVVQKKRIATKPTRASQKRRVDSKKRQGQTKKLRQSKPGMHD, encoded by the coding sequence ATGCTTACCCTCTCCAGCCGGGTCTCGATACCGGCCAACGAACTCGAATTTCAGATGATCCGGGCCTCCGGCCCCGGCGGTCAGCACGTCAATAAGACCAGCACCGCCATCATGCTGATCTTCGACGTGAAACACTCCACCGCCCTGCCTGACCACTACAAGAGTCGGATCCTCGCCCGCGCCCATCCCAATCTGACTCCGGGCGGCAAGATCATCATCAAAGCGCAGCAGTACCGCTCCCAGGAGATGAACCGCCAGGATGCGCTGGAACGTCTGAAAGCGATGATTGATGCCGCCATGGTGGTACAGAAGAAGCGGATCGCCACCAAGCCCACCCGCGCCTCGCAGAAACGTCGCGTCGACAGCAAAAAACGGCAGGGACAGACCAAAAAGCTGCGTCAGAGCAAACCGGGGATGCACGACTGA
- a CDS encoding LON peptidase substrate-binding domain-containing protein yields the protein MKRIEAALLPIDDPVLPEGRKELRIVTPGQLRMVAASLKDGSSLAVCMSREEGDMPCYPIATLVDVVDFFQLDDDTLSVVVEGRQRVRVLNTWAAPDGVWMGETLTMTNWPSFPLDNNFSVLGEALRRLYEAQPELGHLYHDPHLEDASWVSQRWLEVLPLVEQEKQRLMGQPDCGKTMQYVLSLILSHQ from the coding sequence ATGAAGCGCATCGAAGCGGCGCTGCTCCCGATCGACGATCCGGTACTGCCGGAGGGTCGCAAAGAGCTGCGCATCGTGACTCCCGGGCAACTAAGGATGGTGGCCGCCTCTCTCAAGGATGGATCGAGCCTTGCGGTTTGCATGAGCCGTGAGGAGGGCGACATGCCCTGTTATCCCATCGCGACCCTGGTGGACGTGGTGGATTTTTTCCAACTGGATGATGACACCCTGTCGGTGGTGGTTGAAGGGCGTCAGCGGGTTCGGGTGCTTAACACCTGGGCCGCCCCCGATGGTGTATGGATGGGGGAAACGTTGACCATGACCAACTGGCCATCGTTTCCGTTGGATAACAACTTTTCGGTATTGGGCGAGGCGTTGCGACGGCTTTATGAAGCCCAGCCTGAGCTGGGGCATCTGTACCATGACCCCCACCTGGAGGACGCCAGTTGGGTCAGTCAGCGTTGGTTAGAGGTGTTGCCCCTGGTTGAGCAGGAGAAGCAGCGATTGATGGGACAGCCGGACTGCGGCAAGACCATGCAATACGTGCTGTCGCTTATCCTGTCCCATCAATAA
- a CDS encoding MATE family efflux transporter, which translates to MHREHDLLSGSIAGTLARLALPNLFAVLSLLLYHLTDTFFISRLGTQPLAALSLTFPVTLVVSSVALGLGAGMSAQLGRLLGEGDRAQGRQFVTHGLLLTIVIVTLFAIGGALTIDPLFRLLGADDALLGLVHDYMLVWYLGIGFLVLPMVGNQALRATGNTFTPALVTAVAALVNAILDPLLIFGIGPFPRLEMQGAAIATVLSWILTFVVALYMLTARHNLLARLKLDRLRAHWRLMLHIARPATLSNLLNPLANAVLIALLARMDTHAVAAFGAGTRIESLLLILVTALCGALTPFIAQNLGAGQTDRAARALMGSLHSVLLAQLAIYLVLWPLAPHLASLFSTDGTVTHYLTQYLRWVPAAYGALGVVILLAMSLNAYHRPMSALGLNLSRLGLLLLPGAWLGSQWVGVEGIFIAITLANLLMGAACYFLARQLTEPSLAPLLR; encoded by the coding sequence ATGCATCGAGAGCATGACTTGCTCAGCGGATCCATCGCCGGAACCCTTGCCCGGCTGGCCCTGCCGAACCTGTTTGCCGTGCTGAGCCTGTTGCTCTATCACCTGACCGACACCTTCTTTATCAGCCGTCTTGGCACCCAACCGCTGGCCGCTCTGAGCCTGACCTTTCCGGTGACACTGGTGGTCTCCTCGGTGGCGCTGGGATTGGGTGCAGGGATGAGTGCGCAACTGGGGCGTCTGCTTGGCGAGGGAGACCGTGCCCAAGGCCGCCAGTTTGTCACCCACGGGCTGCTGCTCACCATCGTTATCGTGACCCTGTTTGCCATTGGCGGGGCGCTGACCATCGATCCGCTGTTCCGCCTGCTGGGCGCCGATGACGCCTTGCTGGGGCTGGTGCACGACTACATGCTGGTGTGGTATCTCGGCATCGGTTTCCTGGTGCTACCGATGGTGGGCAACCAGGCCCTGCGGGCCACCGGCAACACCTTTACCCCGGCGCTGGTGACGGCGGTGGCGGCCCTGGTTAATGCCATTCTCGATCCGCTGCTGATCTTCGGCATCGGCCCGTTCCCGCGGCTGGAGATGCAGGGCGCGGCCATCGCGACGGTGCTGTCCTGGATCCTCACCTTTGTGGTGGCGCTCTATATGCTGACCGCCCGCCACAATCTGTTGGCCCGCCTTAAGCTGGATCGGCTGCGCGCCCACTGGCGCCTGATGCTGCACATCGCCCGCCCGGCCACCCTCTCCAATCTGCTGAACCCGCTGGCCAACGCGGTTCTGATCGCCCTGCTGGCGCGGATGGACACCCACGCGGTCGCCGCCTTTGGGGCGGGCACCCGCATTGAATCGCTGCTGCTGATCCTGGTTACCGCCCTGTGCGGCGCCCTGACCCCCTTTATTGCCCAGAATCTGGGGGCGGGTCAGACCGACCGGGCCGCACGGGCGCTGATGGGCAGCCTGCACTCCGTGCTGCTGGCCCAACTGGCGATCTACCTGGTGCTGTGGCCGCTGGCGCCCCATCTGGCCAGCCTGTTCAGCACCGACGGCACCGTCACCCACTACCTGACCCAATACCTGCGCTGGGTGCCGGCCGCCTACGGCGCGCTGGGTGTGGTGATCCTGCTGGCGATGTCGCTGAACGCCTATCACCGCCCCATGAGTGCGCTGGGCCTGAACCTCTCCCGCCTCGGCCTGTTGCTGCTGCCCGGCGCCTGGCTGGGCAGCCAGTGGGTCGGCGTAGAAGGGATCTTTATCGCCATCACCCTGGCCAACCTGCTGATGGGGGCCGCCTGCTATTTTCTGGCCCGCCAGCTGACCGAACCCTCGCTGGCCCCCCTGCTGCGCTGA
- a CDS encoding DUF2061 domain-containing protein → MLKTFTFAVMHFSIAFALAYLITGSIVIGGLLAVLEPMVNTVGYAIHERVWKRIEARREAEAPSADVALPA, encoded by the coding sequence ATGCTCAAGACTTTCACTTTCGCCGTAATGCACTTTTCCATCGCTTTTGCCCTGGCCTACCTGATTACCGGCAGCATCGTGATTGGTGGCCTGCTGGCGGTACTTGAACCGATGGTGAACACCGTGGGGTACGCGATTCATGAGCGGGTCTGGAAACGCATTGAAGCGCGCCGTGAGGCTGAGGCCCCCTCTGCGGACGTGGCTTTGCCAGCCTGA
- a CDS encoding acyl-CoA thioesterase, whose translation MKYYSRRVIKPEDLNPGQSLFGGRLLSWLDEEAGIFAACQMGSHQLVTRQIRDITFHRPGRQGEVIEFGLALTHTGRTAVTVRCEVRNKQSLAVLATVEAMVFVNLDANGRPSPHKLAPGRRANRVSTPDRKPGL comes from the coding sequence ATGAAGTACTACAGTCGACGGGTGATCAAACCGGAGGATCTCAACCCGGGCCAAAGCCTGTTTGGCGGACGCCTGCTGAGCTGGCTGGACGAAGAAGCGGGGATCTTTGCCGCCTGCCAGATGGGCAGCCATCAGCTGGTCACCCGCCAGATCCGCGACATCACCTTCCACCGCCCCGGCCGTCAGGGGGAAGTCATTGAGTTTGGCCTGGCCCTGACGCACACTGGCCGCACCGCCGTTACCGTGCGCTGCGAAGTCAGGAATAAGCAAAGCCTTGCGGTACTGGCTACGGTGGAGGCGATGGTGTTTGTAAACCTGGATGCCAACGGTCGCCCCAGTCCCCATAAACTGGCTCCGGGGAGACGCGCCAACCGGGTGAGCACGCCGGATCGGAAACCCGGTTTGTGA
- a CDS encoding protein-disulfide reductase DsbD — MTKTLTRLLLLPLLGLLSLGASANFSFLKQEPQVLPVDQAYLFDFRQQDNALQLTWTMAGDQYYLYQDKFVLKVEVDGSAELGPIQYPSPVIHTDEFFGDQPVYFNDVTLTIPVLEAQGEAAVTVTYQGCLDKVLCYPPTKQTVYLSAVAANDGLLTTAAPAPAAPQTQQDGLAALLAGDGLLLPLVTFFGLGILLAFTPCVFPMYPILTGIIAGQGKKLSTGKAFALSMTYVQGMALTYSLLGLVVASAGVKYQAALQSPAVLIGLAILFVVLSLSMFGLYNLQLPSSLQGKLANAQNQQKGGSFIGVFVMGLISGLVASPCTTAPLSGALIYVAQSGDLVLGGLALYALSMGMGLPLLLLGTSGGKLLPKAGAWMEAIKHVFGFLLIAVSIMMLDRLWPGTIMDVIWALWGVALAGYLLHQNKKTAFSWMQTVRNVVVVLGLFASVSYGFHAVMNRGETLASAQHAVQFIKVKTVQDLEREVAKAGAEGKTVMLDLYADWCVACKEFEHKTFPQPQVTARTDKMVLLQADVTANDAQDIELLESYQVLGLPTLLFFTPEGEELNQLRVTGFMGPNPFADHLDAVLAQ, encoded by the coding sequence ATGACCAAGACACTGACACGACTTCTGTTACTGCCGCTGCTGGGCCTGCTCAGCCTGGGCGCCTCCGCCAACTTCTCCTTCCTTAAGCAGGAGCCGCAGGTGCTGCCGGTGGATCAGGCTTACCTGTTCGACTTCCGCCAACAGGACAATGCCCTGCAGCTGACCTGGACCATGGCCGGCGACCAGTACTACCTCTACCAGGATAAGTTTGTCCTGAAAGTCGAAGTCGACGGCAGTGCCGAACTGGGGCCGATCCAATACCCCAGCCCGGTGATCCACACCGACGAATTCTTTGGCGACCAGCCGGTGTACTTCAATGACGTCACCCTGACCATTCCGGTACTGGAAGCCCAGGGTGAAGCCGCCGTCACCGTCACCTACCAGGGCTGCCTGGACAAGGTGCTGTGCTACCCGCCCACCAAGCAAACCGTCTACCTCAGTGCGGTGGCTGCCAATGATGGCCTACTGACCACCGCCGCACCGGCACCGGCTGCCCCGCAAACCCAGCAGGATGGCCTGGCCGCCCTGCTGGCCGGTGACGGCCTGCTGCTGCCGCTGGTGACCTTCTTCGGCCTCGGCATCCTGCTGGCCTTTACCCCCTGCGTGTTCCCGATGTACCCGATCCTGACCGGCATCATCGCGGGCCAGGGCAAGAAGCTGTCCACCGGCAAAGCCTTCGCCCTGTCGATGACCTACGTCCAGGGTATGGCGCTGACCTACTCCCTGCTGGGCCTGGTGGTGGCTTCCGCCGGGGTGAAATACCAGGCGGCGCTGCAAAGCCCGGCGGTACTTATCGGACTGGCCATTCTGTTTGTGGTGCTGTCGCTGTCGATGTTCGGCCTCTATAACCTGCAGCTGCCCTCCAGCCTGCAGGGCAAACTGGCCAACGCCCAGAACCAGCAGAAAGGCGGCTCCTTTATTGGTGTGTTCGTGATGGGCCTGATCTCCGGATTGGTGGCCTCGCCCTGCACCACCGCGCCGCTCTCCGGCGCCCTGATCTACGTGGCTCAGAGTGGTGATCTGGTGCTCGGCGGCCTGGCCCTGTACGCCCTCTCCATGGGTATGGGTCTGCCGCTGCTGCTGCTCGGCACCTCCGGCGGCAAGCTGCTGCCCAAGGCCGGCGCCTGGATGGAAGCGATCAAGCACGTGTTTGGCTTCCTGCTGATTGCCGTCTCCATCATGATGCTGGACCGCCTGTGGCCGGGCACCATCATGGACGTCATCTGGGCCCTGTGGGGCGTGGCACTGGCGGGCTACCTGCTGCACCAGAACAAGAAGACCGCGTTCAGCTGGATGCAGACCGTGCGTAACGTGGTGGTGGTGCTGGGCCTGTTTGCCAGCGTCTCCTACGGTTTCCACGCGGTGATGAACCGTGGCGAAACCCTGGCCAGCGCGCAACACGCCGTACAGTTCATCAAGGTGAAAACCGTCCAGGACCTGGAGCGCGAAGTGGCCAAAGCCGGCGCTGAAGGCAAAACCGTGATGCTCGACCTCTACGCCGACTGGTGTGTGGCCTGTAAAGAGTTTGAGCACAAGACCTTCCCGCAGCCGCAGGTGACTGCCCGCACCGATAAGATGGTGCTGCTGCAGGCCGACGTGACCGCCAACGACGCTCAGGACATCGAACTGCTGGAGTCCTATCAAGTGCTGGGCCTGCCCACCCTGCTGTTCTTCACCCCTGAGGGTGAGGAGCTGAATCAGCTGCGGGTCACCGGCTTTATGGGCCCCAACCCGTTTGCTGACCATCTGGACGCCGTCCTGGCCCAGTAA
- a CDS encoding DUF2057 family protein, which yields MRNTITTLTTLATSLVLSAAATAGQLELPEGFYATAVNGQSVSAHADSVQLGAGKQVVTVRYEENTIISKELNEYKVSAPMHLVFNADTGATYQIEKSGDTIALVSRSQSVPVEVHSESQAINKALSL from the coding sequence ATGCGCAACACCATCACTACCCTGACTACCCTGGCTACCTCTCTGGTTCTGTCTGCTGCTGCTACTGCGGGTCAGCTGGAACTGCCGGAAGGCTTCTACGCCACCGCCGTTAACGGCCAGTCCGTCTCCGCCCACGCCGACAGCGTACAGCTGGGTGCCGGCAAGCAGGTGGTTACCGTCCGCTACGAAGAGAACACCATCATCAGCAAAGAGCTGAACGAGTACAAAGTGTCTGCCCCGATGCACCTGGTATTTAACGCCGACACCGGCGCCACTTACCAGATTGAGAAATCTGGCGACACCATCGCACTGGTGAGCCGCAGCCAGTCCGTACCGGTAGAAGTGCACAGCGAAAGCCAAGCCATCAACAAGGCACTGTCTCTGTAA
- a CDS encoding DUF2057 family protein, whose protein sequence is MKARYWPLMALFCPLAMAGELHLPEGFYATAVNGQAVSPHQNRLNLGSGRQVVTLRYANPYLFHKEFHEVLVSAPLYLVFDASNQHYRISATLPTELEAARRFARDPEFSLTSQQQPIPYQTYRYNQAVNALLSR, encoded by the coding sequence ATGAAAGCACGCTACTGGCCCCTGATGGCCCTGTTCTGCCCCCTGGCAATGGCCGGTGAACTTCACCTGCCGGAAGGGTTCTACGCCACTGCCGTCAATGGTCAGGCGGTCTCCCCCCATCAAAACCGGCTGAACCTGGGCTCAGGTCGTCAGGTGGTAACACTGCGGTACGCCAACCCCTACCTGTTCCATAAAGAGTTCCACGAAGTGCTGGTGTCCGCCCCGCTGTATCTGGTTTTTGATGCCAGCAACCAGCATTACCGCATCAGCGCCACACTCCCCACTGAGCTGGAAGCGGCGCGCCGCTTTGCCCGCGACCCAGAGTTCAGCCTGACCAGTCAGCAGCAACCCATCCCTTACCAGACCTACCGTTACAATCAGGCGGTGAATGCCCTGCTGAGCCGCTGA